In a genomic window of Erigeron canadensis isolate Cc75 chromosome 5, C_canadensis_v1, whole genome shotgun sequence:
- the LOC122601837 gene encoding protein ROS1A-like: protein MHQLEEYPVIQRVQKYLSQRISTLDVDTLHELHYQMITFGKVFCTKEKPNCGSCPLKEDCKHYASKFGSKLIMQEDMEDMFHDPKVPPVIKEGELLSKAWNYMSEKNIPLNQNAVSQALIAVSSGEASSSISTRRFAERFRTEHKVYELPDSHPLVQTMVKRDPDDGLPYLLAIWPLGETLNALVKEKEKCHPLISSDSREEGEEMVFGTLLVPCRTATRGSFPLDGTFFQTNEVFADDESSRNPLVLPTKSLIDLKTKTLLCGTTITAIFKGMSRQKIKDCFCKGYICIRGFSMTTRAPRPLHQQFHPTLSKVVKDQRGSKITKTIKL, encoded by the exons ATGCACCAGCTAGAAGA GTACCCTGTAATTCAACGTGTTCAAAAGTATCTCTCACAGAGGATTTCTACCCTTGATGTGGACACATT GCACGAACTTCATTATCAAATGATTACGTTTGGAAAG GTGTTCTGCACAAAAGAGAAACCAAATTGCGGCTCGTGTCCACTTAAGGAAGATTGCAAACATTATGCTAGTAAATTTGGAAG TAAACTCATTATGCAAGAAGATATGGAAGACATGTTCCATGATCCTAAGGTACCTCCAGTGATCAAAGAAGGAGAGCTTTTGTCAAAAGCGTGGAACTACATGAGTGAGAAGAATATCCCACTGAACCAAAATGCTGTTTCCCAAGCATTGATTGCAGTATCTTCTGGAGAAGCATCATCATCCATTAGTACCCGAAGATTTGCTGAGAGGTTTAGGACAGAACACAAAGT GTATGAACTTCCAGATTCGCACCCACTAGTACAAACG ATGGTAAAAAGAGACCCTGATGATGGACTTCCTTACCTTCTTGCTATATGGCCACTAG GGGAAACCTTGAATGCACTGGTTaaggagaaagaaaaatgtCATCCATTGATATCAAGTGATTCACGGGAAGAGGGAGAAGAAATGGTGTTTGGAACACTTCTG GTTCCATGTCGGACTGCTACAAGAGGGTCGTTCCCACTTGACGGAACATTTTTCCAGACCAACGAG GTATTTGCAGATGACGAGAGTAGTAGAAACCCACTGGTTTTGCCCACAAAGTCATTAATAGATCTGAAAACAAAGACGCTGCTTTGTGGAACCACGATAACAGCCATCTTCAAAG GTATGTCAAGGCAGAAAATTAAAGATTGCTTTTGCAAAG GATACATTTGTATACGAGGTTTCTCCATGACAACGAGGGCACCAAGACCTCTGCACCAACAATTCCACCCTACACTTTCCAAGGTAGTAAAAGATCAACGGGGCAGTAAAATCACCAAAACGATAAAACTCTAG